The following proteins are co-located in the Flavobacterium sp. CECT 9288 genome:
- a CDS encoding low molecular weight phosphatase family protein, producing MEPIKTILFPELEKIIHTFDFENILTDRKSVLQPLIDYIQTRVSNHQEIRLNFICTHNSRRSHLSQVWAQTAAAHFKIQNVDCYSGGTEATALFPMVTKTLEKSGFEVKKIADGNNPIYAIKYGENEHPIIGFSKTYDADFNPISEFAAIMTCSQADGDCPFIAGAEKRIPITYEDPKAFDQTPQQEEKYEERSLQIATELFYVFSRIKS from the coding sequence ATGGAACCCATTAAAACCATCCTATTTCCAGAACTAGAAAAAATAATACATACTTTTGATTTCGAAAACATTTTGACTGATCGAAAAAGTGTTTTGCAGCCACTTATTGATTATATTCAAACAAGAGTTAGTAATCACCAAGAAATTAGGCTGAACTTTATTTGTACTCATAATTCCAGAAGAAGCCATTTGTCACAGGTTTGGGCGCAAACTGCTGCAGCACATTTTAAGATACAAAATGTAGATTGCTATTCTGGTGGCACTGAAGCAACGGCTTTATTTCCGATGGTGACCAAGACATTAGAGAAATCTGGTTTTGAAGTTAAAAAAATTGCAGATGGAAACAACCCTATTTATGCTATAAAATATGGGGAAAATGAACATCCGATTATTGGTTTTTCTAAAACTTATGATGCCGACTTTAATCCAATAAGCGAATTTGCAGCCATTATGACTTGTTCCCAAGCAGATGGCGACTGCCCTTTTATTGCTGGTGCTGAAAAACGAATTCCGATTACGTATGAAGATCCTAAAGCATTTGATCAAACACCACAACAAGAAGAAAAATATGAGGAACGTAGTTTACAAATTGCAACTGAATTATTTTATGTTTTTTCAAGAATAAAATCGTAG
- a CDS encoding anthranilate synthase component I family protein, with the protein MRTSIIKNVENSLQIKQQLVTWAQQFREIIFLDSNSYPQEYSSFDCVLAVDAFTSLKTDYYNAFDDLKQYQESTKDWLFGYLSYDLKNDVEKVSSKNNDFLDFPDLFFFQPKKVFILKGNTLEIQYLNFCDDEIDYDYATILSTECPINTIVETVHVKQRISRENYLKKVIKVKDHIHRGDIYEANFCMEFFSENTAIDPLQKFLKLNSISKPPFAVYFKNHQHYILSASPERYLKKEGELIVSQPIKGTSKRFLDTTEDEESKNKLASDPKERAENIMITDLVRNDLARTAQKGSVQVTELCKIYSFLQVHQMITTITSKLDSQYAVIDVLKSTFPMGSMTGAPKISVMNIIDELEETKRGVYSGAVGYFTPNGDFDFNVVIRSILYNSASKYVSFSVGSAITSLSVPEKEYEECLLKAHAMLEVLS; encoded by the coding sequence TTGAGAACATCCATCATAAAAAATGTCGAAAATTCATTACAAATCAAGCAACAACTTGTAACATGGGCGCAACAGTTTCGTGAAATTATTTTTTTAGATAGTAATTCGTATCCACAAGAATACTCCTCTTTTGATTGCGTGCTTGCAGTTGACGCTTTTACCTCTTTAAAAACAGATTATTACAATGCATTCGATGATTTGAAACAATATCAAGAAAGTACTAAAGACTGGTTGTTTGGTTACTTGTCTTATGATTTAAAAAACGATGTTGAAAAGGTTTCATCAAAAAACAATGATTTTTTAGATTTTCCAGATTTATTTTTTTTTCAACCCAAAAAAGTATTTATACTCAAAGGAAACACACTTGAAATTCAATATTTGAATTTTTGTGATGATGAAATAGATTATGATTATGCAACTATTTTGTCTACAGAATGTCCTATCAATACCATTGTTGAAACAGTTCATGTAAAACAGCGGATTTCAAGAGAAAATTATTTGAAGAAAGTGATTAAAGTAAAAGATCACATTCACCGAGGGGATATTTATGAAGCTAATTTTTGTATGGAATTTTTTTCTGAAAATACAGCAATTGATCCATTGCAAAAATTTTTAAAATTAAATTCCATCTCAAAACCACCTTTTGCAGTTTATTTTAAGAATCATCAACATTACATACTTTCGGCGTCACCGGAGCGTTATTTAAAAAAAGAAGGAGAATTAATAGTTTCCCAGCCCATAAAAGGTACATCTAAACGTTTTTTGGATACAACTGAAGATGAAGAATCTAAAAATAAATTAGCATCAGACCCAAAGGAACGTGCAGAAAATATAATGATAACTGATTTGGTTCGAAATGATTTGGCACGAACAGCTCAAAAAGGCAGTGTTCAAGTAACAGAGCTATGCAAGATTTACTCATTTTTGCAAGTGCATCAAATGATTACGACTATTACCTCGAAACTTGATTCTCAATATGCTGTAATTGATGTCTTAAAATCAACTTTTCCAATGGGAAGTATGACAGGGGCACCAAAAATTTCTGTCATGAATATTATTGATGAACTTGAAGAAACCAAAAGAGGCGTTTACAGTGGAGCAGTCGGGTATTTTACTCCTAACGGGGATTTTGATTTTAATGTAGTTATCCGAAGTATTCTGTACAACAG
- a CDS encoding aminotransferase class I/II-fold pyridoxal phosphate-dependent enzyme, whose translation MKNFNPADKIQDLQYFGEFGGVNPSISDSSTYTFLSAKTMFDTFEGNMEGCYLYSRHSSPSNLYLDKALAAMEGTESANVSASGMGAITPTLLQLCGTGDHIVSSRTIYGGTYAFLKNFTPRLGIKTTFVDITKLDVIEAAITPDTKVLYCETVSNPLLEVADIKGLSLIAKKYNLTLVVDNTFSPLSVSPAKLGADIVIHSLTKYINGSSDTVGGVTCASQEFINSLKNVNSGASMLLGPTMDSLRSASVMKNLRTLHIRIKQHSYNAMYLAERFENEGLKTVYPGLKSHPSHELYSSMINHEYGFGGMMTLDVGTLEKANALMELMQEKNLGYLAVSLGFYKTLFSAPGTSTSSEIPMEEQIEMGLTDGLIRFSIGLDNDIERTFQMMKQCMIELNVLTSESILAK comes from the coding sequence ATGAAAAATTTCAATCCCGCAGATAAAATTCAAGATTTACAGTATTTTGGAGAATTTGGAGGTGTAAATCCATCGATTTCTGATTCCTCAACCTATACCTTTCTTTCGGCAAAAACCATGTTCGATACGTTTGAAGGAAATATGGAAGGTTGCTACTTGTATTCCCGTCATTCCTCACCAAGTAATTTATACTTAGACAAAGCCTTAGCTGCTATGGAAGGAACAGAGTCGGCAAATGTTTCGGCATCGGGAATGGGAGCTATTACACCTACCTTATTGCAACTTTGTGGAACTGGTGATCACATTGTTTCGAGCAGAACAATTTATGGTGGTACGTATGCTTTCTTGAAGAATTTCACTCCAAGATTAGGCATCAAAACCACCTTTGTTGATATTACAAAACTAGATGTTATAGAAGCTGCTATAACTCCAGATACAAAAGTTCTATATTGTGAAACCGTGAGTAACCCGTTACTTGAAGTAGCGGATATAAAAGGACTTTCTTTGATTGCTAAAAAATACAACTTAACACTAGTTGTTGATAATACTTTTTCGCCATTATCTGTTTCTCCTGCAAAATTAGGCGCTGATATTGTAATTCATAGTTTAACAAAATACATTAATGGCAGTAGTGATACTGTGGGAGGTGTAACGTGTGCATCGCAAGAATTTATCAATAGCTTAAAAAATGTAAATAGTGGAGCCAGCATGTTATTAGGACCTACAATGGATAGTTTGCGTTCAGCTAGTGTGATGAAAAACTTGAGAACGCTTCACATAAGAATAAAACAACACAGTTACAATGCTATGTATCTAGCCGAACGTTTTGAAAATGAAGGGTTAAAAACGGTTTATCCTGGTTTAAAAAGTCACCCTAGTCATGAATTATATTCGTCTATGATTAATCATGAGTATGGTTTTGGAGGTATGATGACGCTTGATGTAGGTACTTTAGAAAAAGCAAATGCCTTGATGGAATTAATGCAAGAAAAAAACTTAGGTTACCTAGCTGTGAGTCTAGGATTTTATAAAACTTTATTTAGCGCACCAGGAACATCAACTTCAAGCGAAATTCCAATGGAAGAACAAATAGAAATGGGATTGACTGATGGCTTGATTCGATTTTCAATAGGTTTAGATAATGATATTGAAAGAACGTTTCAAATGATGAAGCAATGCATGATAGAATTGAACGTGCTGACATCTGAATCCATTTTGGCAAAATAG
- a CDS encoding DUF4349 domain-containing protein, whose product MLKKHHALFPLLLIILAISCKKADSLDETASKTTTSSIDSSYTVSSAAAVQPKNSDRKFVRTADIKFKVKNVPNSTYIIENATNKFGGFVTYTNLQSTISEKKEVKISQDSTLEITKYTVENNITIRVPNTKMDTVIKTISKQIDFLEYRIIKADDVSLQLLSNQLKEKRDANQEKRLIKAIDSKGKKLNEVVQAENDLNQKSEQKDNSKLENISLADQVNFSTLTLQIYQRETIKKEMIANEKEFRQGFGSKIVDGLENGWYLIEGIVAVIVQLWSIILIGIIGYFAYKKYFRKVN is encoded by the coding sequence ATGCTTAAAAAACACCATGCCCTATTCCCTTTACTGCTAATCATTTTAGCTATTTCTTGTAAAAAAGCCGATTCTTTAGATGAAACTGCTTCTAAAACAACAACTTCTTCAATAGATAGTAGTTATACTGTTTCTTCAGCTGCAGCAGTACAACCAAAAAATAGTGATAGAAAATTTGTACGAACTGCCGATATTAAATTTAAGGTAAAAAATGTTCCCAACTCAACTTACATTATTGAAAACGCCACCAACAAATTTGGAGGTTTTGTAACTTACACCAATTTACAAAGCACAATTTCTGAAAAAAAAGAGGTTAAAATTAGCCAAGACAGTACTTTAGAAATCACGAAATATACTGTTGAGAATAACATCACCATTCGGGTTCCCAATACCAAAATGGATACGGTAATCAAAACCATTTCGAAACAAATTGATTTTCTGGAGTATCGTATAATTAAGGCTGACGATGTTTCATTACAACTGCTCTCCAATCAATTAAAAGAAAAAAGAGACGCAAATCAAGAAAAGCGCCTTATAAAAGCGATTGATAGCAAAGGCAAAAAACTAAATGAAGTGGTGCAAGCAGAAAATGACCTAAATCAAAAAAGCGAACAAAAAGATAACAGCAAACTCGAAAATATCTCATTAGCTGACCAAGTAAATTTTAGCACTTTAACGCTACAAATTTACCAACGTGAAACCATCAAAAAAGAAATGATTGCTAATGAAAAGGAATTTCGTCAAGGTTTTGGTTCGAAAATAGTTGATGGACTCGAAAATGGCTGGTATCTTATTGAAGGAATAGTTGCGGTAATCGTTCAATTATGGTCGATCATTTTAATTGGCATTATAGGCTATTTCGCATACAAAAAATACTTTCGCAAAGTCAATTAA
- a CDS encoding helix-turn-helix transcriptional regulator, producing MGITKSEHFTDEQNELATLAKALGHPARIAIVQHLLKVNSCICGDIVNELPLAQPTVSQHLKELKNAGLIKGNIEGNAICYCLNEEGFNPIKSFFDQINTYLENKKNQCC from the coding sequence ATGGGTATTACCAAGTCAGAACATTTTACAGACGAACAAAACGAATTAGCAACATTGGCGAAAGCCTTAGGGCATCCTGCGAGAATTGCTATTGTGCAACATCTCCTAAAAGTGAATAGCTGTATATGCGGTGACATTGTAAATGAACTCCCTCTGGCCCAACCTACCGTTTCGCAACATTTAAAAGAACTCAAAAATGCTGGTCTTATTAAAGGTAATATTGAAGGGAATGCGATTTGCTATTGTCTCAATGAAGAAGGGTTTAATCCAATAAAAAGTTTTTTTGATCAGATCAATACCTATTTAGAAAATAAGAAAAATCAATGTTGTTAA
- a CDS encoding transposase gives MLNTITVNYQSILNYFDNRSTNCSAESFNAKIKAFRSHFRGVRKIDFFLFRLANIFA, from the coding sequence GTGCTCAATACAATAACAGTTAATTATCAATCAATATTAAATTACTTTGATAATCGAAGTACAAATTGTTCGGCTGAGTCTTTTAATGCAAAAATTAAAGCCTTTAGATCACATTTCAGAGGAGTGCGTAAAATTGATTTCTTCTTATTCAGATTAGCTAATATTTTTGCTTAA
- a CDS encoding arginase gives MGKTIKLIKNRSDIGAGTRGSDLGIDAIEIAAINQNSDYFNRFMFEDVKTHNETIYDKDRSSSAKRIEHVLEQCIRVNNVVKQSIVENYFPIVLSGDHSSALGTLSGIKAAYPEQNIGVFWIDAHADLHSPYTSPSGNIHGMPLSAALGDDNLSCQNNEVTPETHQDWEEMKNIGHQGPKVLPENLIYFGVRDTEEEEDKQIEKLKIKNYKVDEVRYRGLQTCVTEALAKVAHCEVLYISFDVDSMDCDMISYGTGTPVAKGFDQYEIIAIINQIIQTKKVVCVEFVEVNPLLDTKGNKMAETAFEVLEAITPNLMSVNL, from the coding sequence ATGGGGAAAACAATAAAATTAATAAAGAACAGATCTGATATAGGTGCCGGAACGCGCGGGTCTGATTTGGGTATTGATGCCATAGAAATTGCTGCTATAAATCAAAACAGTGATTATTTCAACCGCTTTATGTTTGAAGATGTTAAAACGCACAATGAAACTATATATGATAAAGACCGTAGCTCTAGTGCCAAGCGTATTGAACATGTTTTAGAACAGTGTATTAGAGTAAACAATGTAGTAAAACAAAGTATTGTTGAGAATTACTTTCCAATTGTTTTGTCAGGAGATCACTCGTCAGCTTTGGGAACATTAAGCGGAATAAAAGCGGCTTATCCAGAGCAAAATATAGGGGTTTTTTGGATTGATGCGCATGCTGATTTGCATTCTCCTTATACATCACCTTCTGGAAATATTCACGGAATGCCTTTGTCAGCGGCACTCGGAGATGATAATTTGAGTTGTCAAAATAACGAAGTAACTCCCGAAACACATCAGGACTGGGAGGAAATGAAAAACATTGGTCATCAAGGGCCAAAAGTTTTACCTGAAAATCTAATCTATTTTGGGGTTCGTGATACTGAGGAAGAGGAGGACAAGCAAATCGAGAAATTAAAAATCAAGAATTATAAAGTTGACGAAGTCAGGTATCGAGGTTTGCAAACTTGCGTTACTGAAGCTTTAGCAAAAGTAGCTCATTGCGAGGTTTTGTATATTTCCTTTGACGTTGATTCTATGGATTGTGATATGATTTCTTATGGTACTGGTACACCAGTTGCTAAAGGTTTTGATCAGTACGAAATAATCGCAATCATAAATCAAATCATCCAAACGAAGAAAGTGGTTTGCGTTGAATTTGTTGAGGTCAACCCTTTATTGGATACAAAAGGAAATAAAATGGCCGAAACTGCTTTTGAAGTTTTAGAAGCAATTACTCCAAATTTAATGAGCGTAAATCTATAG
- a CDS encoding Lrp/AsnC family transcriptional regulator codes for MILDAIDKKLLYLLQSDSKKTTKELSLKLNLSVTAVYERIKKLEREGVIDKYVVLINRSKVEKGFVVFCHLKLIQHTKEFIAKFESEVIQLKEVIECHHVSGDYDYILKIVVKDMEAYREFLVTKLTTLQHIGSTHSTFMINEVKNTTVIDV; via the coding sequence ATGATTTTAGATGCTATTGATAAGAAACTCTTGTATTTATTACAATCAGACAGTAAAAAAACAACCAAGGAGCTTTCCTTAAAGTTAAATTTATCTGTAACTGCAGTCTATGAGCGCATTAAAAAATTAGAGAGGGAAGGTGTTATCGATAAATATGTTGTCTTAATAAATCGTTCGAAAGTCGAAAAAGGTTTTGTGGTTTTTTGCCATCTTAAATTAATTCAGCACACTAAAGAGTTCATAGCAAAGTTTGAAAGTGAGGTCATTCAGCTTAAAGAAGTTATTGAATGTCATCATGTAAGCGGAGATTATGACTATATTCTAAAAATAGTTGTAAAAGATATGGAAGCTTACAGAGAATTTTTAGTTACCAAACTGACCACTCTACAACATATAGGCAGTACACATAGTACCTTTATGATAAATGAGGTGAAAAACACCACTGTTATTGATGTCTAA
- a CDS encoding DUF6428 family protein — translation MKLSEVKNELSTLENVAFVLPNGTYVPEHFHVTEVGLITKKFIDCGGKLRNETVVNFQLWDANDFEHRLKPKKLLDIITLSEKVLGIQDFEVEVEYQAETIGKYDMGFNGTAFTLVNKLTACLAEDQCGIPEYKQKVKLSEIQSQTTSCSPGGGCC, via the coding sequence ATGAAATTATCAGAAGTAAAAAATGAGTTAAGCACGTTAGAAAATGTTGCTTTTGTATTACCAAACGGTACTTATGTTCCAGAACATTTTCATGTAACCGAAGTAGGTTTGATTACTAAGAAATTTATTGACTGCGGCGGGAAGCTTCGAAATGAAACCGTTGTTAATTTTCAATTATGGGACGCTAATGACTTTGAACACCGTTTAAAACCCAAAAAACTTTTGGATATCATCACCCTTTCAGAAAAGGTTCTCGGAATCCAGGATTTTGAAGTGGAAGTAGAATATCAAGCTGAAACTATAGGGAAATACGATATGGGTTTTAACGGAACTGCTTTTACATTAGTAAACAAATTAACGGCTTGTTTGGCTGAAGATCAATGTGGAATTCCTGAGTACAAACAAAAAGTAAAATTATCTGAGATTCAAAGTCAAACCACTAGCTGCTCTCCAGGAGGAGGTTGTTGCTAA
- the lpdA gene encoding dihydrolipoyl dehydrogenase: MSSFDVVIIGSGPGGYVSAIRCAQLGFKTAIIEKYSTLGGTCLNVGCIPSKALLASSHHYSEIAHFADHGIELSGDVKVNLEKMIARKQAVVDQTSGGVKFLMDKNKVTVFEGLGSFVDATHVAVAKADGTSETIEAKNIIIATGSKPSSLPFIKIDKERIITSTEALKLKEVPKHLVIIGGGVIGIELGQVYLRLGAQVSVVEYLDRIIPGMDASLSKELTKVLKKQGMKFYVSHKVKSVERNGEGVVVQAENAKGETITLEGDYSLVSVGRRPYTDGLNADKAGVKISERGMVEVNDHLQTNIPNIYAIGDVVRGAMLAHKAEEEGVMVAEIIAGQKPHINYNLIPGVVYTWPEVAAVGQTEEQLKAAGVDFKSGSFPFKALGRARAGGDLDGFVKILADAKTDEVLGVHMIGARCADLIAEAVTAMEFRASAEDISRMSHAHPTFAEAIKEAALAATDNRALHV; encoded by the coding sequence ATGAGTTCATTTGACGTAGTCATTATAGGTTCAGGCCCAGGCGGATATGTATCTGCTATTCGTTGCGCACAATTGGGATTTAAGACAGCAATTATTGAAAAATATTCTACCCTAGGTGGAACTTGCTTAAATGTAGGATGTATTCCTTCAAAAGCATTGCTTGCTTCTTCTCATCATTACAGTGAAATTGCACATTTTGCAGATCACGGTATTGAACTTTCTGGTGATGTAAAAGTTAATCTTGAAAAAATGATTGCACGCAAACAAGCGGTTGTAGATCAAACTTCGGGAGGTGTTAAATTCTTAATGGATAAAAATAAAGTAACTGTTTTTGAAGGTTTAGGTTCTTTTGTTGATGCTACACATGTAGCTGTAGCAAAAGCTGATGGAACTTCAGAAACTATCGAAGCGAAAAATATTATCATAGCAACGGGTTCTAAACCATCTTCTTTGCCTTTTATCAAAATTGATAAAGAAAGAATTATAACTTCTACTGAGGCATTAAAACTTAAAGAAGTGCCAAAACACCTTGTAATCATTGGTGGTGGAGTAATAGGTATAGAATTAGGTCAAGTCTATTTAAGATTAGGAGCACAAGTTTCTGTAGTTGAATATTTAGACCGAATTATTCCAGGAATGGATGCATCTTTGTCTAAAGAATTGACAAAAGTATTAAAGAAACAAGGTATGAAATTCTACGTTTCTCACAAAGTGAAATCAGTAGAAAGAAATGGAGAAGGAGTTGTTGTTCAAGCCGAAAATGCTAAGGGGGAAACAATAACATTAGAAGGAGATTATTCATTAGTTTCGGTAGGGCGTCGTCCGTATACCGATGGATTGAATGCAGATAAAGCAGGTGTTAAAATTTCTGAAAGAGGAATGGTTGAAGTAAATGATCATTTACAAACAAATATTCCTAATATCTATGCAATTGGAGACGTAGTTCGTGGTGCAATGTTAGCACACAAAGCGGAAGAAGAAGGTGTTATGGTTGCTGAGATTATAGCAGGACAAAAACCACACATTAATTATAATTTGATTCCAGGTGTTGTTTACACTTGGCCAGAAGTTGCTGCAGTAGGACAAACTGAAGAGCAATTGAAAGCTGCTGGTGTTGATTTTAAATCAGGTAGTTTTCCATTCAAAGCTTTAGGACGTGCACGTGCTGGTGGTGATTTAGATGGTTTTGTAAAAATCCTAGCTGACGCAAAAACAGATGAAGTACTTGGAGTTCACATGATTGGTGCTCGTTGTGCTGATTTAATTGCAGAAGCAGTTACTGCTATGGAATTTAGAGCGTCTGCTGAAGATATTTCAAGAATGTCTCATGCACATCCAACTTTTGCAGAAGCGATAAAAGAAGCTGCTTTAGCTGCAACTGATAATAGAGCATTACACGTATAA